The region CCACTAGACTATGCCCCAATTCATGGAGTAATACTGAGGCAAACAACAGCAGGGAAACCCCAAATCCCATTGGCCATACCAGTGCTCTCCACTGCGGGTAGGTGTCCTGCCAGTCACTGCCATTGAGAAAGGTAAACAGCAGAATCACCAGAAACCACGACCGATCAATATACAGGGGAATGCCAAAGACACGCCCCACTTGCCAACCTTGTCCCATGCCCACCTCAGTGCCTCGCGCTCTATTTCTATTATCGCCCCAGATTCTAAACCCACATAATTTACAAAAATTGATGTCTCAAAATGTTACGTTCTCATCCCTGGCCTAAAATAAAACCAATGCTGCTAGAGGATCGTGCAATGTCTCAAGCCCCTGTACGGTTGTCTGCCAATGGATATGTGCTAGACGTGCCCTTTGATTCCTTTTGGCAAGGGATGTACGAGTTCGCCTCCTATCTGCTGTGGTCACTGTGCCTCTCGCTGTTCCTGAGCCTTCTCCTCAGTCTGTTCAGCTACTGGTTCAGTGTGACCTTTGGCGTACCGGTAGTCCCCTTTTTCTTGATTGTTCTCTAGATTGTTATCTCTAGATCAATATATATCAATATATAAATGCAAATTATTAGGAGCTGCCTATGTGGGGGTTACTCATTACTTGGATTGTGACCAGTATTAGCTTATTTATTGTGTCTCGCCTCTCATTTTTGGGGGTAGAAATTGACAAGTTCTCAACAGCTCTGTGGTCGGCGATTGTCTTTGGTCTGCTCAATGCCACCCTTGGCGCAGTGCTCAAGTTTGTAACGTTCCCCTTTATTTTTCTTACGTTTGGCTTAGTTGCCCTGATGATTAATGCAGCCATTTTTGCCCTTGCCGCTGCCTTTGTGGATGGATTTACCCTCCGCAATGGTTTTTGGAGTGCCTTTTTTGGCTCGATCGCGCTCAGTATCGTCAACTGGGCTTGTTTTAATTTCCTCGGTCAGGTAGGCTTGCTTTAGGGTTCCTTGCCCAGATAGCCACGGGGGGTAATCAGCCAATCCTGAAAGCGGCGGGTGCTAGCGTTGCCAATCAACACTAAGCTGAACATATCCACTGTTGCGGGTTCAAATGCCCCAAGGGTGGTGAGGGTGATATGCTCCTCAGGGCGATAGGCGGCCCGAACAATTGCCACTGGTGTCTGCGGTGAACGATATTCTAAGAAAATAGCTTTGGCGTCCACTAATTGTTGCTGGCGATCGCGGGAACGGGGATTGTAAAGGGCGGTAACAAAATCTGCTTCTGCTGCCGCCTGCAGGCGTTTCTTAATGACTGGCCAAGGGGTCAATCGATCGCTGAGGCTAATGGCGCAAAAATCGTGCATCAGGGGTGCCCCCAAGCGAGCCGCAGCAGCATTCACAGCACTCACCCCTGGAAACACCTCTACCGGTAAATCGGTGATGTCCGCTGCTGCCAATAGCTCTAGTACCAGACCTGCCATGCCATAGATACCACAGTCACCGGAAGAAACCACCGCCACATTGAGTCCCCACTGGGCTAGTTCAATCGCCGCTTCGGCTCGTTGTCGCTCTTGGGTAATGGCATAGGCCGCTACCATTTGTCCCGGTCGCCGTAGGGGAGCGAGCAATTCGAGGTAAAGGGTATAGCCCACGAGAATATCAGCGGCCAAAAGGGCAGAGCGTGCCGCGAGGGTGAGTTGATCCAAGGATCCCGGACCGGTGCCAATGAGGCTCAGGGAGCCCTGGCGGGGAATCCATTCCCGTTCAGATTGGGCAATGGCGATCGTCACTGCCCCCCGCTCCCCCTCTTGACGGTAAATCTGCTTAGGAACAATTAAACGCCCTCCCCCGCTGGCCAACACTGCTGCGGCTTCAGCCACACTGGGCGTTCCCATCTCTGCAGCCACGATGGCTGAGGGGGTAGGTACTGTAACAGGCGCCAATTCTTGTGCGGAAAACCAGCGGCTTGGCCAATCGTGGGCCTTAGCCACTTGACACAACCCCACTTCATCGGCTTTGCGATCAATACTGGCAAGGCCGGCGATCGCGAGGGGGCTGAGTCCCCCTTGGGCAAGGGTCTGATCAATGGCCTGCTGGATCAAGGCTGCTGAGGTTCCCCGTTCACAGCCAATGCCTAGCCACAGAACCCGTGGATGCCAAGCGACACCTGAGGTCACAGAGGCGGGTAACACTTTTTCAGTAATCCACACCGCATTTTCTAGGGGTGGGGTACTGACCCACTCAAGGGGCTGGTCTGAACTAAGACCTGTGCGCCACAAAGAGCTACCGCAGGTTTGATACACCTGCACCGCTTTTCCCTGGGCCTGTTGGCTGGCGATCGCATTCCAGTCTCCTGCCCCCCGTTGCCACCCCAAGGCTGTTCCCCAAGTATCGACGGCAAAGTAGCCTTGGCTGCCACTTGCCCCCGTGAGAATCGGTGTTGCGCCAATGGTAGCACTGAGGATTTGACAGAGGCGATCGCCCCCTGCCCCATGCCCCCCCAGCAAACTCACGATCCATTGGCCATCCTCAGCAAGAACGCAAACCGCCGGATCTTGGCTTTTGTGGGTCAACAGGGGTGAGATTAACCGCACCACTGCACCGCAGGCCAAGGCAAAGATCCAAGCGCGGTAGTGGCACCAGTGTTTCTGTAAATGGGCTGCCAGAGGACGCTCGTAGGCTGGTACCTGCGGGTGGGCAGACCCTAACTGGGGCGAGACCCAAATGCTGAGGGGAATGCCTGCATCACCAAGGCGCTGGAGTTGAGCCAGTCCTTGGGCAGTGGTGGCGATCGCTCCAATGGGTTGAAATGGCTCTAAGGGCAGCATGAACTAGACATCAAAGCGATAGCGCACGGCCCCCGTCTCCGGATCATTGAATACTGTGGCATAGCCGAGTCGCTGAGCCTCAAAGAGTAATTCCTCCACGGTTTGGGGATCCAGATGGGTATAGAGGGCGACTTGGGCTGCTGAGAGAACGCCCCCATGTTCTTTTGCGACTTGCAGTAAACGGTGTATCGGCGTCGCGGGGGCAGGGCCGAGGTTAGGTTCCTTCTCTGCTGTTAGATAGCGTCCCCGCAGATAGGTTTTGTGGCGATCCACCAGCCCTGGAATCAGAAACAGGTCAATGAATTGAGCCACACCACAAACGCCGAAGGTGACTAGGTACAACAGACCTACGAGTGGCTGCCCGACATAAAAGCGTTGCAGGCCACAAAGGCCGATGAAGCTCAAGGACCACAGTAGGTAGGCAACTGCCACACTCAGGGATGGGGGTTGCCTTTGAGGGGATTGGCGATGTTCAGACTGAGACAAGTGAAATCTTTCCACAATCCGCCCCTAAGGATCTCACTGCTTACCCATCCTAGCCCAAGTTCTTAAGTATCACTAAGGGGGCGATCGCCCCCCCAGGACTGCTTCCTAGAAATTTGGCTGATGGCGAATCAAGTTGAGAAACTCTTCGCGGGTCTTTTGATCTTCACGGAAAACCCCCAGCATCGAACTGGTCACTGTCCAAGAGCCAGGTTTTTGGACACCGCGCATCACCATGCACATGTGGGTTGCTTCCATAACCACAGCCACGCCCTTCGGATCGAGAACTGTTTCAATGGCTTCAGCCACTTGACGGGTCAGGCGTTCCTGCACTTGCAGCCGCCGCGCATACATTTCCACAACCCGGGCCAATTTACTGAGGCCAATCACTCGCTGGTTGGGAATATAGGCCACATGGGCTTTGCCAATGAAAGGCAACATGTGATGCTCACAGAGGCTAAAGAAGTTAATGTCGCGCACCAAGACCATTTCATCGTGGCCTTCATCAAAAATCGCGCCGTTGACAAGGGTTTCAAGGGATTGACTGTAACCGCTGGTGAGAAATTGCATGGCTTCGGCGACCCGCTTGGGTGTTTTCAGCAACCCCTCGCGATCGGGATCCTCACCCACATTCAGCAGAATGGTGCGTACTGCCGCCATCATTTCTTCCTTGGCAACCTCTGGGGGGGGTGGGTGGGGAATCGGTTCTTTGCCTTGGTGGGTGTTGCGATCGGGCAGAACTGCCGGTGTGGTCGCTTTACCGTTAATGATCGAATCGGGCATAGGGAAAGTTGTCATAGAAAGGGTGACAAGTAAAGGACAAAAAGAGCCTAGAGGGTACCGCTGAGGGGCATGACCACTAGCTCTTCGACAAAAGCCGTTTGCGGCAATTGAGTTGTGTACAAAATGGTGTTAGCAATGTGTTCGGGAGTGAGCATCCCTGTGCGGTCAAAGTCTCCTGCTACGCTTTCCCAAATGGGGGTATCAACGGCGCCGGGACAGATGGCAATCACGCGGATACCGTGGGCGCGTTCTTCAGCCGCCATCGTTTTGGTCAAGGCCATGAGGGCAAACTTTGAGACACAGTAGGCGCCCCAGTCGGGAAAAACTTGGCGTCCAGCAATTGAAACAACATTAATTATCGTACCGCACTGGCGGGATCGTAGTTGCGGCAGGACCGCTTGGGAGCAGATGAGGGCACTGGTGAGGTTGACGTTGAGGATTTGCTGCCAGTCCGCCAAGGGTTGATCAATGAGGGGAACGGTTCTTGCCATCCCTGCGTTATTCACCAGTACATGGACATCGCCGACCCTACTGAGAATCTCATCAAGGCGCGATCGCAGGGGTTCAGGATTGCTAAAGTCCACGCTAAATGTATGGGCTTCAACGCCACAGGCCACCACTTGGGCATGGACAGCGGCCAGCTTCGCGGGCGATCGCCCCAGAAGCACCACATTAAACCCCGCTTGGGCAAAGGCTACTGCAGTGGCTGCGCCAATGCCACTGCTGGCTCCGGTGATTAAGACTTGTTGGGTCATACCGCTTCAGTAAAGACACCCATGCGCCGAAACTTCTGATAGCGCAACTCCCGCCGTTCACTACTGCTGAGGGCTTGCACTTCCGCCAAATTTCGCAGGAGAGCTGCCTTGAGATTTTCTGCTGCTTCTACGGGGTTGCTATGGGCAGCCCCCACGGGTTCGGGCACAATTTCATCAATAATCCCTAGCTTCAGCAGGTCGCGAGCCGTGATTTTCAGCGCTTCCGCCGCTTGGGGCGCCTTTTGGGCATCGCGCCAGAGAATTGCTGCACAGGCCTCCGGCGGTGCCACACTATAGACGGCGTGTTCAAACATCAGCAGGCGATCGCCCACCCCAATGGCCAAAGCACCGCCAGACCCGCCTTCGCCAATCACAGTACAGATGATCGGGACCTCAAAGCGAAACATTTCCCGCAGATTGTAGGCAATGGCTTCTCCTTGGCCAAACTTTTCCGCATCCACCCCCGCCCAAGCCGCCGGTGTATCAATAAAGGTGAGGATGGGCATTTGAAAGCGATTGGCGTGCTCCATCAAACGCAGGGCTTTGCGATAGCCCCCGGGGGAGGCCATGCCAAAATTGCGAGCCACATTATCTTTGGTGTCGCGACCCTTTTGCTGCCCCAGCATCACAACCGGTTGATCATTGAGGCGACCGATACCGCCGACAATGGCCGGATCATCACTGCCCCGGCGATCGCCATGAAGTTCGATCCACTCTTCACTAATCGCTTGGATGTAATCCAAGGTGCTAGGACGGCGCGGATGACGAGCCACCTGAAGGGTTTGCCCCGGTGTCAGCTTACTAAAAATTTCATAGCGCAGTTGCTTGGCGCGCTCCTCCAATTCACGGATTTGCTCTGAGACATCAACGCCAAACTCCGAAGACTTATCCCGCACCTGCTGAATTTGGGCTTCTAGCTCCACGAGGGGCTTTTCAAACTCCAACAGAAGCGTGCGACGTTCGTTTGCCATAGGCGAATGGGTTCCTTTAGGTTTTACTGAGGATTCAACAGTAGTGGCTGAAATCCATGTTTACGGGAGACCTCACCAATTTGCTGCATCTTTTCCACAGTGATTTGATTGCGTCCCCAAGAGAAATTGGTGTGCCAGCCCTCGAACTCTAAAAGCATAGCCTCTGCAAAACAGGCAAACATCTGCCGCGAGGGCACATCCATATTCACAATTTCCATAATTTTCCAGTCAATGTCGAGGGCATGCTCGACAATGCCACCATTGAGAACATGAATCTGGGGGTGCTGAATTTTGGTGGCCATATTTTTGGGATAACCACCATCAATCATCAGGGAGGGGCGTTTTAACTGCTCAATGCTCAGCTCAACTCCCTTGGGCATACTGGCCACCCAAACCACAATATCGGCAAGGGGCAGCGCCTCCATCAAGTCGAGGATTTTCCCCCGTCCCAATTCCGCCTGTAGCTCCAGCAGGCGATCGCGATTCCGTGCTACGAGTAAGAGATCTTGCACATCTAAACAGGTATTCAACCAACGGCAGACGGCACTACCAATATCCCCCGTAGCCCCACAAACAGCCACGGTTGCCTGCCGCAAATCAATCCCCACTTGGGGCGCCGCCTGCTCAATTTGTTGGCAGATGATATAGGCGGTATGGGTATTCCCCGTTGTAAAGCGGCGAAAGTCCAGTTCAATGTTGCGAATGTGGGACATTTTCTCCAGATCAAAGTTCTCAAAGATGATCGAGGAGAAGCCCCCCAAGGCCGTAATGTCAATGTTGTGCTTTTGGGCATGGGCCATGGCGTTAATAACTTTGCGAGTCGCTGCCTTCACCCGCTGGTTGGCCAGCATCTCTGGTAAAAAGCAGGACTCAACGTATTTGCCATAGATAGTTTTGCCCGTTACGCTCGTCACCGTAATCTCATCGACGATCTGCGGCGGTGCCATACACCAAAATTCCAAGCCTTGATCGGCATATTCGGGGTAACCCAACTGATGGGCAACGGCTTGGGCGTGCTCCAGACTCGTCAGATGACCAATTAATCCAAACATACAAGCGTGTGGTGACTGAAATGTAACGATACGTTAAGCCACCATTATGCCCCAGTGAGGCCATAAACTGACATCTTCATAATTTCGCGGGTGGTAAAGCCGATATTTTCTAGGGCACCACTGTACTGAATCATGAAGTCTTCCACAAGGGCATCTTTTTCCATGCCGAGCACTTTGGCATCTGCTTCCACTTGGTTGAGCATTTTCCAGACCAAGGGTAAATTGGCGCGATTGGCTTCTTCGAGCTCTCCTTTGACGCTTTCAAAGTGTTCCTTGAGCCAGATTTCGCCAAAGTTGAGGTGGCTGTATTCGTCCTTAACAACACTCTCAGTAATTTTACGGGCGAAAGGATCCGCCATTGGGATGTAGATGTTGTAGGCCGCGATCGCAAAGGATTCGATGATCAAAGCTTGAATCAGAAGACAAGTCGCAGTTTTTCCCTCCGCCAGAGCCCTCTGAAAGTTAGCGCGCAGTTTTTCAAAGAAGGCTTTGGCAAATTCCATATCTGGCGTTACGCTCAGGTTGCGACCACAGGCCTCAAACCCCTTTTTGTGGCGAGCTTCCATCTTGGCAAGGCGGGTGAGTTCCTCTTGGTGTTGTGGCAGCAGCTTGGCTAAATCGATATAGTTATCGTGAGCTTCCTGTTCACCTTCAATGACAATGGCGTTAATGCGGCTGTAGGCATCCTTGTAGCGATCGCTATGGTAGTCCAAAACAGGTGTAGCGGTAGCCGTTGTCATTGCAAACTCTCCTAAACACAAATTGATTTAGCGGTTATGAGGTGGAAGCCTTTCGTTATCATACCGCAGCAGCGATCTCCTGACGAGGGGCAGCGTGCCAGAGATTTTCGAGTTCCTGAATAGGGGAATCTCTATAGTACTGATAGTCCTAAACGCTCCCCATATTGCTTGGGGGTGGGATTCCTGGCAACGGTTGGGGAGGAGTTACCGACTGAATAGGGCCGTTGTAGTCAATACGAATCATTGGATTGCTTGGGTCGGCGTTGACCGTGACAATCCTTTCAATGGCTGGCGGTTCCGCAGGTGGCCCCCTTGTTGTGACAAGAGTCGTAGGAGAGAAGTCCGTAATAGACGGATGCCTCGCCCCTGTTGATACAATGGATAAGATGATAGGCTAAAACGATTGCATAAGTTAAACGCACTGCGGTGCACAATCCACAGTCTAGAGGGCATAACCTAAGTCAAGCTATGAGTGATCAAACCGTAACCAACCCCGCTGCTGAAGCCCAAGAAGGGGAAATTACTCCTGATACCCCTGATACCGTTGACAAAGTTGAGAACACTCCTGTTGAGAATGTTGAGAATCCTGCAGAAGCCACCCCGGGCGAAGAGGACCAAGCATCTGAGGCAACTTCTGCGAATGCAGCGGACTTGTTAGAGCAGATTGCTGCTCTTGAAGCTGCCAAGGCTAGTCTTTCGCAGGTGGTGGAGGAGCGCAATAGTCAATATATCCGCCTTGCTGCTGACTTTGAGAACTTCCGCAAACGCACCCAGCGGGAAAAAGAGGAGCTAGAGCTACAGATTAAATGCAGTGTCATTGCTGATTTACTGCCTGTGGTGGATAGCTTTGAGCTCGCCCGCACCCACATTCAAACGGAAACAGAGGCGGAAGAAAAAATTCACCGCAGCTATCAGGGGGTTTACAAGCAACTAGTGGAGTGCCTCAAGCGCATTGGCGTTTCGGCGATGCAGGCCAAAGGCAAGCCTTTTGATCCCAATCTCCACGAGGCTGTGCTGCGGGAAGCAACGAATGAACATCCTGAAGGCACAGTGATCGAAGAACTCAAACGGGGGTACATGCTAGGCGATCGCGTGTTGCGCCATGCCATGGTTAAAGTGGCTGCTCCCCCTGAAGAGGGTAGTGCTAGTAACACAAATCCCACCAATGATGTGACCGACGTGTAGAGACACTTCAAGGGAATGCCACGCCGCTACTACATCACCACCTTTGGCTGCCAAATGAATAAAGCTGACTCCGAGCGCATGGCCGGGATCCTGGAGGCCATGGGCCTGGAATTGGCCGCCGAACCGGATGAAGCCGATGTCTTGCTCTACAACACCTGCACAATTCGCGACAACGCCGAGCAAAAGCTCTATTCCTACCTGGGGCGGCAGGCTAAGCGCAAGCATCAAGATCCCAACCTAACGCTGATTGTTGCTGGTTGTGTCGCTCAACAGGAGGGGGAGCAACTGCTGCGGCGAGTTCCTGAAGTGGATCTGGTGATGGGGCCACAGTATGCCAATCGCCTTGGTGAGCTGCTTGAGCAGGTGTGGAATGGCAGCCAAGTGGTGGCCACAGAGCCGCTGCAGATTGTTGAGGACATTACCAAACCCCGGCGCGATAGTACGGTTACCGCTTGGGTTAACGTGATTTATGGCTGTAATGAACGCTGTACCTACTGTGTGGTGCCGGGGGTACGGGGACAAGAGCAATCCCGCCGCCCCGAGGCAATCCGTGCTGAAATTGAGGAGCTGGCCGCTCAAGGCTATAAGGAAGTGACACTCCTTGGCCAAAACATTGATGCCTACGGTCGTGATTTGCCGGGAATTACCCCAGAGGGCCGGCGACAGCACACGTTTACCGATTTGCTTTATTACATCCATGATGTTGCTGGGATTGAACGGATTCGCTTTGCCACCAGTCATCCCCGTTATTTTACGGAGCGATTGATTCGGGCTTGTGCCGAACTGCCCAAGGTGTGTAAGCATTTCCACATTCCTTTTCAGTCGGGAGATAACGAGATTCTCAAGGCAATGGCACGGGGCTATACTCGCGAGCGCTATTTGCACATCATTGAAACGATTCGCCGCTATATGCCCGATGCGGCCATTAGTGCGGATGCGATTGTTGGTTTTCCCGGTGAAACGGAAGAACAATTCCAGCGTACCCTCGATCTGGTGGCAGCGGTGGGGTTTGACCAACTGAATACGGCGGCCTATTCTCCGCGACCCAATACACCGGCGGCCACGTGGGAAAATCAAGTGCCAGAAGCAATTAAAGAAGATCGCCTCCAACGGCTGAATCATTTAGTGGCTAAGATTGCTGGCGATCGCTCCCAACGCTATCTCGGACGGGAAGAGGTCGTGCTGGTGGAGGGGGTGAATCCCAAGGATGCGCAGCAAGTCTATGGTCGCACCGATGGTAACCGCCTCACGTACCTACCTGGCGATATTGAGACCCTACGGGGGCAACTGGTGCGTGTCCGCATTACCGAGGCGCGAGCTTTTAGCCTCAGTGGCGTACCCCTTGCGGCGTCGTCCTTAGTTTGCTGATTCAGGGGGTTCTAGATCGCGCAAATCACTTGATCACGGCAGAGGGTGGGATCTACGTAGGGCAGCATTGGCTTATCACCAACGTAAATCCCCAATCCTTGAGCTGTGCGAATCAAGAAGCTATTGGGATCCACATGGCGTGGGCATTTAGCAACAACATCGGCAATGGGCACCGTCACCACTTGCCCTGCCTGCCACGCCACCATGCGGCCAAAGGTCCCTTGAGCTGCCAAATCTACAGCGGTATTGCCCATACCTGCTGCCAGCAGCCGATCCATGGCCATCGGGGCGCCCCCCCGCTGAATATGCCCCAACACTGAAACCCGGAGCTCAATGGGGATGGGACTGTGCTGGGCAATTTTATCGGCAATATACTGGCCAATACTGCAATGACGAGGATGGTTGGCGTCTTCTTCTAGTTGCTTGGAGCCTTCAGCAACGACGATGAGGGCAAACTGACGTCCCCAGCGATCGCGCAACTTCTGCAGGTGCTGGCAAATGCCTTCAATGGAGTAGGGAATTTCTGGAATCAGGATAATGTCAGCACCTCCGGCAATGCCCGAGTAGAGAGCCAAGTGACCAGCGGTGCGCCCCATCACTTCCACCACAAACACACGATCATGGCTAGCGGCGGTGGAGGTAATTCGATTCAGAGCTTCGACAACAGTGTTGACAGCGGTATCAAAGCCAATGGCGCGATCGGTCAAGGCGACATCATTATCAATGGTTTTCGGGATTGCCAGGAAATTCCAGTTTCCCTTTTGCGCCAGTTGATGTAGAATCCTTAGGCTGCCATCGCCACAAATGGCAATGAGGGCATCCAAGCCCAATTCATAGTACCCGGCAATCACTTCATCGGCATGGCCAAGGGTATCCCCCTTATTAATCGCCCCAAGAATGGTTCCCCCCATGTTGAGCAGGACATCCATGCCCCCAAGGCCTTCTGCATTGAGGGGGATCGCCTTCCGCTCAATTAGCCCCTGGGTGGCGTGAAGAATACCAAGCACTTCCCAACCGTAACTTAGGGTGGCATGGGCAACAATGGCACGGATAGCCGTATTTAGACCTGGGCAATCTCCGCCACTGGTGAACACCCCCAGTCGTTTGCGGCTGCTACTCATGAATACTTGCTCCCTATGTGAACGGTTGTGGCTTCAAAGCCTGCCTCTGACTCTAACAAGGGCACCGTCAACATCCTAGCGAAGGTCAATGGCCCTTGACCGCCTGAGTTAAGCGCTTGCAACATGCTTAGGAATCCTTGAATTTTCCAGAGGCGAATATTTCCCTTGGGGGATCGGCTAACCTAAATAATCTATGGACATTCCTCGCCTACACCCCGATACGATTGAGGCTGTGCGCCAAGCGGTCAACATTGTTGATGTGGTGGCCGAGCACGTTGTTCTACGCAAGCGCGGGCGTGAATACGTGGGCTGTTGTCCGTTTCATGAGGAGAAAACCCCCAGTTTTACGGTCAGCCCCCTCAAGGGTTTTTACTACTGTTTTGGCTGTGGTGCCGGGGGCAATGCGATTAAGTTTCTGATGGAGTTGCAAAAGCGCTCCTTTGCTGAGGTGGTCCTCGACCTTGCCCAACGCCATCAGATTCCAGTGCGCACCCTTGATAGTGAGCAAAAGCAGGCACTACAGGCGCGGCTGTCTTTGCAAGAGCAGCTCTATGAGATTCTGGCGATCGCCACCAGTTTCTATGAACACGCCCTGCGGCAGCCCATTGGTCAAGCGGCTCAAGACTATTTGCAGCGGCAGCGCCACCTCAAGGAAGAAACCATCCAACAGTTTCGCTTAGGCTATGCCCCTGCAGGTTGGCAAGTACTCTACACTTACCTTGTGGAACAAAAGGGATATCCTGCTGCTTTAGTCGAGCAGGCGGGCTTGATTATGCCTCAGCGGACAGGGGACCGCTACTATGACCGCTTTCGCGATCGCCTGATAATCCCGATTATGGATACCCAAGGACGGGTGGTGGGCTTTGGCGGTCGGACTCTCAGCAATGAGGAGCCGAAGTATCTTAACTCCCCAGAAACCCCCATTTTTAACAAGGGGCAGTTACTCTTTGGTCTTGATAAAGCGCGTCAAGCGATCGCTCAAACAGATCAAGCCATTGTGGTTGAGGGCTACTTTGATGTTATGGCCCTACACCAAGCGGGGTTTCCCCAGACGGTAGCTAGTTTAGGAACTGCCCTCAGTCAAGCCCAAATTAAGTTGCTACTGCGCTACACCGAGTCAAAGCAAATTATCCTCAACTTTGATGCAGATAAGGCGGGACAGCGGGCTGCCGATCGCGCCATTGGCGAGGCTGCGGATTTGGTCTATCGGGGGGATCTGCGACTGCGGATTCTCACCTTGCCAGCGGGTAAGGATGCGGCGGACTTTTTCACAGTGGATGAGGCGACCTTGGCGGCACGGCGGGCAGCCTACCAAACCCTGTTGGATCAAGCTCCCCTTTGGCTGGACTGGCAAATCCAGACCCTTGTGCAGCAGTACGATCTTGAGCAGGGGGATCAATTTCAGCAAGCCAGCCAAGCCCTCAGTGAACTTTTGGCCAAGCTTCCCAACGCCACCCTGCGCAGCCACTACATTCACCACTGTGCTGAGCTATTGGGACGCCACGATAGTCGTTTGACACTCCATCTTGAAGAGGCGCTGCGGCAACAGGTGCGGGGGTACCGCTGGCCGGGGCGATCGCAAAAATGGCAGCGTCCAGCGGACTATAATTTGCGTCAAGCAGCGGAAGAACAGCTACTGCGCCTCTACCTCCACCGTGGCGAATATCGCCCTCTGATTCGGCAAACGTTGCAAGCACGGGATATTGAATTTAGCCTCTCCCACCACCGTTGGCTGTGGCGGCAGATCTTGGCCGTTGAAGAAGAACACTGTGGCGGCCGGCCTGACCCCGATGATCCCTATAACGCCGAGTGGCCACTGCATTCACCCACCGAGGCGGGAACACAACTGACGGACTTGGATTTGGTTAGCCATCTTTTTGATCGCCTTGATGAAGCAGAAGACGCTTCTTTGATCACTCCGCTCCT is a window of Thermosynechococcus vestitus BP-1 DNA encoding:
- the grpE gene encoding nucleotide exchange factor GrpE, which encodes MSDQTVTNPAAEAQEGEITPDTPDTVDKVENTPVENVENPAEATPGEEDQASEATSANAADLLEQIAALEAAKASLSQVVEERNSQYIRLAADFENFRKRTQREKEELELQIKCSVIADLLPVVDSFELARTHIQTETEAEEKIHRSYQGVYKQLVECLKRIGVSAMQAKGKPFDPNLHEAVLREATNEHPEGTVIEELKRGYMLGDRVLRHAMVKVAAPPEEGSASNTNPTNDVTDV
- the miaB gene encoding tRNA (N6-isopentenyl adenosine(37)-C2)-methylthiotransferase MiaB is translated as MPRRYYITTFGCQMNKADSERMAGILEAMGLELAAEPDEADVLLYNTCTIRDNAEQKLYSYLGRQAKRKHQDPNLTLIVAGCVAQQEGEQLLRRVPEVDLVMGPQYANRLGELLEQVWNGSQVVATEPLQIVEDITKPRRDSTVTAWVNVIYGCNERCTYCVVPGVRGQEQSRRPEAIRAEIEELAAQGYKEVTLLGQNIDAYGRDLPGITPEGRRQHTFTDLLYYIHDVAGIERIRFATSHPRYFTERLIRACAELPKVCKHFHIPFQSGDNEILKAMARGYTRERYLHIIETIRRYMPDAAISADAIVGFPGETEEQFQRTLDLVAAVGFDQLNTAAYSPRPNTPAATWENQVPEAIKEDRLQRLNHLVAKIAGDRSQRYLGREEVVLVEGVNPKDAQQVYGRTDGNRLTYLPGDIETLRGQLVRVRITEARAFSLSGVPLAASSLVC
- a CDS encoding ATP-dependent 6-phosphofructokinase, which produces MSSSRKRLGVFTSGGDCPGLNTAIRAIVAHATLSYGWEVLGILHATQGLIERKAIPLNAEGLGGMDVLLNMGGTILGAINKGDTLGHADEVIAGYYELGLDALIAICGDGSLRILHQLAQKGNWNFLAIPKTIDNDVALTDRAIGFDTAVNTVVEALNRITSTAASHDRVFVVEVMGRTAGHLALYSGIAGGADIILIPEIPYSIEGICQHLQKLRDRWGRQFALIVVAEGSKQLEEDANHPRHCSIGQYIADKIAQHSPIPIELRVSVLGHIQRGGAPMAMDRLLAAGMGNTAVDLAAQGTFGRMVAWQAGQVVTVPIADVVAKCPRHVDPNSFLIRTAQGLGIYVGDKPMLPYVDPTLCRDQVICAI
- the dnaG gene encoding DNA primase; protein product: MDIPRLHPDTIEAVRQAVNIVDVVAEHVVLRKRGREYVGCCPFHEEKTPSFTVSPLKGFYYCFGCGAGGNAIKFLMELQKRSFAEVVLDLAQRHQIPVRTLDSEQKQALQARLSLQEQLYEILAIATSFYEHALRQPIGQAAQDYLQRQRHLKEETIQQFRLGYAPAGWQVLYTYLVEQKGYPAALVEQAGLIMPQRTGDRYYDRFRDRLIIPIMDTQGRVVGFGGRTLSNEEPKYLNSPETPIFNKGQLLFGLDKARQAIAQTDQAIVVEGYFDVMALHQAGFPQTVASLGTALSQAQIKLLLRYTESKQIILNFDADKAGQRAADRAIGEAADLVYRGDLRLRILTLPAGKDAADFFTVDEATLAARRAAYQTLLDQAPLWLDWQIQTLVQQYDLEQGDQFQQASQALSELLAKLPNATLRSHYIHHCAELLGRHDSRLTLHLEEALRQQVRGYRWPGRSQKWQRPADYNLRQAAEEQLLRLYLHRGEYRPLIRQTLQARDIEFSLSHHRWLWRQILAVEEEHCGGRPDPDDPYNAEWPLHSPTEAGTQLTDLDLVSHLFDRLDEAEDASLITPLLHLDETTASGLDRPKLVIEAAAAALERITIEKECRYLLQSWQEIVALILSESPATEDLRRYLPLINSNTEIDDIADVIPERLQVLARLRRKYYQNRQYLQQLDQQRCPSLALIRDYS